In the Helicobacter cetorum MIT 99-5656 genome, CACCCAAAAAAGATGGTGTGCCTCTTAGTTTAAAAAGCATTCAAGATTTTTTCAATCATGCAGATTTAATCAGTTTATTAGATGACTTGGTTGTTAAAGGCTATTTGAAACAAATTAAAAACCCTAAAAATAATGAATTAGGCTTTGCCCTTAGTGGCGGAAAACTTTCTTTTGAGTTTTCTAAAATTCTACATCCTAATGAACCTACACCAACCCTAGTAGCGAGTGATATGCATAAAATAGGGGTAATAGATTTTAAAGATAAAAAAGCAGGGTTACGGCGTTTGAGCATTCAAGAAGGGTTAAGATTATTTGGTTTTCCTAAAAACTATACTCTAAATACACCTTACAAAGAGAGTATGGATTTACTAGGCAATAGTGTGTGTGCCTGTTATCCAAGCTATCAGCAAGAGACTTATAAAGATTATATAAAAAGGATTTGAAATGCTTTTAGAAAATACATAATTGATTTTAAAGCTCGGTTTCTATTCTGTATTGTTTTCTTAAAAATCTAAAGAATTTTAAGAAAATTCCTTAAGTTCTTTTTCTAAAGCATTAATAAACACGCTAGAGTAGGGCTTTTCTTTAGGAAATTTTTCTAAAAAATCACTGAGTAGCCCAAGGTATTGCTCTGTATTTAAAGCCCCTTTTAGCACTTCGTATTTCAAAAAAAGCCAATAGGTATTGAGCACATCGCTTTGACAATAATTTTCAATAGTGGTCTTTTTTTCAACTTCGCTTAAAGTAGTGTCATAATAAATCGCATGCACTAAGTCCCCACTCACATCAAATTTGCCAGGAATATTAGTCATAGCACAAATGCCATTTAAATTCAAACCCCTAACTGAGCCATAATGGCTCAAGCTATCCATTAAGTCCAAATGAAACTGTTCACTATAGCGTGAGCGATAATTCTCCCATTTATTTTCTTGATTATAGAAAGCATCTAAAGTTAAATTGTATTTGAGAGCTTTTAAAGTGAGTAAGGGTATATCAAAACCCCTGCCATTAAAACTCACAAGTCTTGGTTTTTTAGCATTAAAATAATTGAAAAAATCTTCTAAAAGCTCTTTTTCACTTGTAAAACTCTCTTTATTTTGACCAAAATTCCCCACCTTGATAAACTTCCCATAATCATCGCCTATTACAGCTGAAATAGAAATAATTTTATGCAAATAAAGGGGTAAAAATTCACTCCCACTTTTTTCTTTTTGCTTTTCAAAACTCAATTCACAAACTCTTAAATCGCTTTCTTCTTCTAAATGAAAATGTTCTTTACACAAGCTTACATTAGGAGTGGTTTCTATATCAAATACGCACAACATCACACGCCCTTAAAAATTTTAATATTCTTGGTTT is a window encoding:
- a CDS encoding 3'-5' exonuclease, which gives rise to MLCVFDIETTPNVSLCKEHFHLEEESDLRVCELSFEKQKEKSGSEFLPLYLHKIISISAVIGDDYGKFIKVGNFGQNKESFTSEKELLEDFFNYFNAKKPRLVSFNGRGFDIPLLTLKALKYNLTLDAFYNQENKWENYRSRYSEQFHLDLMDSLSHYGSVRGLNLNGICAMTNIPGKFDVSGDLVHAIYYDTTLSEVEKKTTIENYCQSDVLNTYWLFLKYEVLKGALNTEQYLGLLSDFLEKFPKEKPYSSVFINALEKELKEFS